CCAAACCAGTGGCATGCAAAAGGCGTTCTCTATCTCTTAATTTTTGCTCGGCTCTCTTTCGTTGGTCAATATCTATTATAGTCCCAACCAACCTGATAGGGTGCCCTTCTTTATTGACCTGAGCCTTTGCACTCCCCAAAAACCATTTATACTTTCCAGATTTAGTCCTTAAACGGTATTCAAGCTTATGAGCAAATATATTTTTATTCAATGCCTTTGTGAGCTTTGGCAAATCTTCAGGGTGCATTAACTCTCGGATCACATGGGCATTCGAAAGAATTTCGTTGTTTTCATAGCCCAATAGCTCATAAACTTTAGGCGACCACCACATATAGCCGTTTTTGAGATCGTAGTGATCCACGATACCTGCCTCCGAACCTTCTGCCGCCAATTCAAATTTCTCCTGGCTTTCTTTGAGCTGTTTCTCTACTTCTTTTCGCTGAGTAATGTCATAAAACACAAACTGAATGGCTTCTTCATCCTGATAGGAAACTATCGTACCCTGAATCATAAGAGTGATTTCTTCACCAGTATTGTATTTGTATAAAACTACTTCCGTGATCGGGATTTGCCCTGCATCATTTATTGTATTGACCAACCCCATGACCCCCTGAAAATCACTATGAGCGACTATATCCATCAGCTCCGACGCACCCACTTCCATTCTAGGAGAGAAACCGAGTAGGTTATAAAATTCATGATTAGCGAAAACAATTTTCTTGTTTTGATAGACACCAATCCCCATAGGCGAATGATCCACCAATTCCCTATATCGATGTTCGCTGGTTATTAACCTTTCCTCTTGCTCGATTTTATAAAACGCATTGCCCAAAATATGAGCCAACTGCCCCAGATTTTCTATTTCTTCATCTAATATTTCATTTCTGGATTGATCAAAAACAACCAAAGTACCATCTTGCATGGATCCCTTATATACGGCAAAGAGGCTCCACCTGCTAGCCTGAAAGGACATAGTACTTTCGAGCTTCATTTTCTCTAGAAAGAACTTGATATCTGCATTGAACACTTGTTTTTTCAACAAAAGCGTAAGCTCTGGATGATTCTTGATTTGCTTGATTAGTTTCTTCTGAAACTCCTTAGGGATGTTAGATTCCTTGGCAAAAGTCCATTTCAATTCAGGGTTAAAAGAAATATAGGCAAATCCCGCCCTGTGACATATTTTCTCTAATTGCTGACAAAGCTTGGAGATGATCTGTTCGGGCCCCTTCCCAGTCTCCTTCATTCGCAGTACTTCACCCCTCAACTGTCCTAGTTTATATAGGCGTTTCTTCAAAGTGATATCCCGAATATTGCATTGAAAAAACTGGCCATCTCCCAGTTGCATCATTCGGGCAGACACTTCGAGGTCTACCACATCTCCCGACCTGTGTAGCAAACGTCTGTTGAAACGTAAATCGCCTCTTTGCCTGAGGTTATCGATAAAGAAATCCATTTCTTCTTTATCAGCTGAGACCAGCATGGTCAAGGGAATACTTTTCACCTCACCTAAGGAATATCCAGCCAAATCAAGCGCCACCTTGTTGGCATCTACAATCTTCCCAGTTTCAATATTGATGATAGCCATTCCATCCAAAGTGGAATTCACTACGTCGACAAAATTCAGGAAATCATTCTTTTCCTGCCTGATTTCAATCCATTCTTCAGTAACATCTCTGATCGTACCCACTATTTCAACTTCACCACTTGGTGAATTCTCAGGTGCTACCCTTGATGCACTGACTGAAAATGTTTTAAAATTCCCAAAACCATCTCTGGCTTCAATCAGACGAACAGGCACTTTCCCTTTTTCAAACACCTCTTGAATCAATAATTCATAATCCTGATTATTGGATATTAAATCTCCTAGACTAGGGTTTTCGATTCCGGAATAGACAATTCCTAACTCACTTTCCAGTTTGTCACTGGCTTCAATCAACACACCATCCTTGATCCTAAACCATATATCTGGTAATAGATCAATAAGTGAGGTTTGTGTTTTGATAAGATCCTTCATGCTGCTAAATATGACCGTCTATTAAAGTAGTACATAGTTAGAAGAAATAAAAGTCATTGCGACAATTCAAATCCTGACAAGACCTCAAAGCCTCAATGAAAAGCACTTTTTTTCTCAATTTCGATTTCATACCTTAGTACAAACATCAAAACCATTACTATGAAAAACATAATCTACCTGAGCATCATCTTGCTCTTAGGAATAGCTTGTCAGCAAAAGCCGAAAGCCGATTCTGAAACCATCGAAAACACTGAAGCAGAAGAAGTATTCGAATCCCCTACTCTTAGTAAACTATGGGAATCGGACACAGTTTTAACGACTGCAGAAGCCGTGATCTATCACCCTGAATTAGACATACTATTTGTATCATGCATCAATGGCACGCCTCCGGATAGTCTGGACAATGACGGCTTCATTTCTCAGATTTCTCCTGTGAACGGTGAGATCATTAACCTAAAATGGGTAGAAGGAATATCTGCTCCAAAAGGAATGGGTATTTTAGGTAACAGCCTATTTGTGAGTAACATTAATGAGGTGGTTGAGATCGATATTACTTCAGCCGAAATCATCAATCGCTATCCAGTCGAAGGTGCGGCCTTTCTCAATGATATCACCATAGCTGAAGATAGCACGGTGCTGATCTCAGATTCGGGTACTAATAAGATCATCGCCATTAAAGAGGGTGAAGCCTCTACTTATCTGGAAAATGCGGACCTAAAAGGTCCTAATGGACTATTATTCCGTGATGGAAGTATCTATACGGCATCCTTTGGTGGAGGCGATTTTATGGAGATAGATTATTTAACCAAAGAACTAACCGTTCTCACAGACTCAATCATGAGTGGAGATGGAGTGATGCCAGTGGGAGAAGATTTTCTCGTTTCGTCCTGGCCTGGTGAAGTCTATTACGTGACTTCAGATGGCAGCAAAACATTGCTATCCGATACAAAGGCTGATAATATCAGTGCTGCGGATATTTGGTATTTAGAAGATAAGAATATGCTCTTGGTACCTACCTTTTTTGCTAATTCTGTGGTTGCCTATCAATTGAAATGATACTAGAAGGAATGGTTCAAAACAGAATATAAATCTATTTTGAGCCATTCTTTTGTTTCAATATCTATTATTCTATCAAAAGCTTGAACCGCTGCTTTCCAGAATTCAATACCAATTCAAGGAAATAAATCCCATTAGGGGCTTCATGAGTATCTACAATCAACTCATTTCCTTTCCAATAAGAAGTAATCTCAAATGATTTTCCTGTAAGGTCGACTAAACTCAAACTGTAATTCTGTGGATGTATAGCTAATTTCAATACCCCCTTACTAGGGTTTGGATATACTATTACATTTTCATGATTCAAACTATTAGTCACTTTTAATACCTCAAAAGACTCTGTGTCACCATCGTAATCTGTTTGAGACAATCTATAATAATTTTCCAAACCAGGGTTAAAATCAATGTAATCATATCGAATTAATTCATTAGAGTTTCCAGCTCCAGCTATCATTGTCAAAACCGTCCATTTTTTTCCATCCAAGGATTTTTCCAAAGTGAAATATTCATTATTTATCTCGACTGAGGTAGCCCAATTGAGTATTACCTTATCATCAGACAATTCAAAATCCCAATACTTCAATTCTACCGGTAACGGGCTGGAACTCACCATAACCATACCTGTTGGGTCAGCATCTACATTACTTGGTGTAGTATTCCCTGAATCGGCGCTTCCATCTTCAAAATCAGAATCATTTAACCCCCCGGTACCTTGATTGACTTCCGTGGTAAAATTGGATACAGGAGCAGATCCATTCATGAAAATGACACCCTTTCCACCACCACCACCACCACCATGCGCAGTGGTTGAGCCAACATTACCACCATTACCACCATTGGCTTGAAGTGTTAAATCACACCCTAAAGACCAGGTATCCACTGAAAATACAATAGCCCCTCCTGCCCCGCTACCTCCAACTCCATCATTTCCTGCATCAGAGGAACTACCCCCATTGGCACTAATACTTAACCCTCCACAACTCGCATTGATCAAAATTTCACCTGCTCTTATTAAAATGATTCCACCACCATTTGCACCATCGCTTCCATTGGTATCATTCTGATGGCCACCTCCTCCACCTCCTCCCATAAAGATGCGAGAAGAACTTATATTATCACTTAAATCAATACCTCCTAAACCTTCTGCTTCACAGCTTGCACCTACTCCATCTCCACCATTTCCTCCTGCAGTGTAGTTACCACCGCCTCCACCACCGCCATTATGGACATTGGCACCACCACCACCATTTAGTATTTTCCCTCTACCATTGTTATAAGCGGAATTAGTGGACTTGTAAATACCTTCACCTTTTTCGCTAAAATCTACAGTGGAACTTGTAGCATAAGTTGTCGAATTACATGTACCATCTGTACCCACAGTATTTTGTCCTCCACCTCGAAATCCCAATTCACTCACATCTATGCTATGAGCAAGGGTGAGTGTATTCTCTACATCAATCGCAAAAACGCCACCTACATTTCCGTCCCAAGCTTTTGTAGTTAAATCTGAAGAGGTTGAAAAATTTGCGTAGCTCGGAAGAGTAATAACTTGAACAGAGGTATTAGATGAAACCGTATAAGTATTGGTTGGGGCCTCATCAAGGGTTATTGACACTAAGCCAGAAGATCGGTCCACCGAAGAAATTGTGGCTAATTCATAAAGACCTGCACTACCAATATCACCCAAATCCCCAAAAGATGCATCATCGGCAGTATTTAATCCGATAACATCATCCTGCATTTGCATCAAAATTAATTCATTCCCCACTTCAAAGGAATCAGAAGTCTCATCTACATCAGATACTGACACGACCGTACCAGAAATACCTGTAACTTTTGCAAATCCATTAATAGTTGTTTGAGAAACAGACACATGCGCAATCATCAGCGCAAGAACGGTAGGGATAATTCTTTTCATAAGTTTAGGCACACCAAGTTAAGAAGGTAGGCTTGTAAGGGTTGATTATTAGGTAAGCTGGATGAAAGAGACCTAACATGACAACTATCACGAAACGAACCTCATTTCTTATACAATATTAATATTTATTGACCGAACTACCTTAATTTCAATGATAAACCTAATCAATTTAACATGCCGCTTCCTAAAAAACTTTAGCACCATAGAATTAACCCAATCAATCGAGAGCCCTCCTATCCTCTCGCTTCATATAGGTATTGAACTTATTAGGCACATCGATCTGGACTGTGATCTGCTTTTTTGAGATAGGGTGAGAAAAAACCAGCTGATCTGAGCACAGCATGAGACCTTTTCCATTTAGCACCTCAATACCTTTGGAATAGAACTTGTCTCCTACTATGGGACAGCCCATTTCGGACATGTGTATGCGCAACTGGTGCGTTCGACCTGTCACAGGATAGAGATGAACCAAGCTTAAGTCTCCATATTTCAAGGACTTGCCTGTTTTCACAGTTTCATATTCACTCAGGCTTTTCTTACCATCCACAGGCAAATCAACTGTGCCTTTAGAGGGCTCTAGCTTCCCTACAATGACCGCCTGATAGCGTTTTCGAATCTTCTTTTCCTGAAACTGCCTACCCATCAATACCTGAGCTCGTTCGGTCTTGGCTACCATAACTAATCCACAAGTAGGCCCATCCAAACGATGCAGGGGCCGCATCTGATCCAGGGCATCTGGTTCCTTACTTAGTTGGAGATTGAAAGGTAGTGTATTCTCCAGCGTTTTGTATTGGTTGCCATTGACTGACAAGCCTCCCGGCTTGTTGAGTACGGCGAGGTGCTGATCCTCGTAAGCGACTTCTATCTTTTGTTCGAATACTTTAGCTGAGGTTCTATTGATCACAGCCCCGTCATTGAGGTTGAAGCTGATCTTGTCTCCCGGATACACTTTTGCATCATAGGCCACTGGTTTGCCATTGACCAGGATTGCACCAGATGCTATAGCCTTTTTCGCTTTGGCCTTGGAGACTACCCATTCGAAGACTTTAGGTGCCAAACGATTCAAGAATTGCGGCTTTTCCTTTTTACCCAGCTCGTAATATTCCTGCATGCCGCAAAACTAATAAAACTCTGAACTAGTCAAATATAGCTGATCGCCTTAACGCTGAGGTAAAAAACTTAACAATTACATAACTATTGAAAGTCTTTAAATTCTAATAATGATGACGTCCTTTGCATTATTAAGCAGCAAGAATCATGGACATTTATTTTCTTTTTGTTGTCATTCTATTTGCACTGGCAGCATCCGATCTAGTAGTAGGCGTAAGCAACGATGCAGTAAATTTTCTTAACTCCGCCATAGGCTCCAAAGTAGGCAAAAGGTGGCTCATCATGGGAGTCGCTAGCTTAGGTATTTTATTTGGTGTACTATTCTCGTCCGGAATGATGGAAGTCGCCCGTAAAGGTATTTTCAATCCCGAGCTCTTCACCTTTGCACATGTCATGGTCATCTTTTTGGCGGTGATGTTGACCGACATCCTGCTACTGGATTTGTTCAATACCCTGGGCATGCCTACCTCTACTACAGTTTCGATAGTATTCGAGTTGTTGGGTGCAGCAGTAGCTGTTTCTACCTTCCATTTGATCCAAACAGGAGAGTCACTCTCCGAGTTGGTCAATTATATCAATACCAGCAAGGCCATATTGATCATATCAGGTATTTTCCTTTCCATATTTGTAGCCTTCAGCGCAGGGGTGATTGCGCAGTTCATCTCCCGATTGATGTTCAGCTTTAGATACAAGGAAAGGTTGAATAGCGTAGGTCCCTGGTGGACAGGCATCGCTATGACGATACTCAGCTACTTCATCATCATCAAAGGATTGAAGGGTTCAGTTTTCTTCAACAACGATTTCAACAACTGGGTACAGGCCAACAACTACTGGTTGGTCATTGCCAACTTGATATTCTGGACGGCCTTGTCATTCGGCCTTCAGAAGTATACAAAAATTAACATCCTAAAGGTCCTGGTATTCGTGGGAACATTCTCCCTGGCTCTGGCATTTGCCTCCAACGACCTGGTCAACTTCATCGGTGTACCCATTGCAGGATTTCAATCTTTCATGGCCTGGAAAGGATCAGGTATAGGGGCCGACAGCTTCATGATGGATGCATTGGGTGGCAAGGTCCCTACCCCTATGATCATACTAGTGCTGGCAGCTGCCGTGATGATCATCACCTTGTGGAAATCTAAAAAAGCCAGAACGGTAACTGCTACCGAAATCAACCTATCGAGACAAGAAGAAGGTAATGA
This is a stretch of genomic DNA from Reichenbachiella ulvae. It encodes these proteins:
- a CDS encoding inorganic phosphate transporter; the encoded protein is MDIYFLFVVILFALAASDLVVGVSNDAVNFLNSAIGSKVGKRWLIMGVASLGILFGVLFSSGMMEVARKGIFNPELFTFAHVMVIFLAVMLTDILLLDLFNTLGMPTSTTVSIVFELLGAAVAVSTFHLIQTGESLSELVNYINTSKAILIISGIFLSIFVAFSAGVIAQFISRLMFSFRYKERLNSVGPWWTGIAMTILSYFIIIKGLKGSVFFNNDFNNWVQANNYWLVIANLIFWTALSFGLQKYTKINILKVLVFVGTFSLALAFASNDLVNFIGVPIAGFQSFMAWKGSGIGADSFMMDALGGKVPTPMIILVLAAAVMIITLWKSKKARTVTATEINLSRQEEGNERFKPNWLARTFVNLNQKLINYVFALLPEKMKHKIKKNYDRNNLKNEAKGASFDMVRASVNLTIASMLIAIATSYKMPLSTTYVSFMVAMGTSLADKAWGNGTAAHRVAGVLNVIGGWFMTAIIAFSISAFFATLIFSWDLAGLTIVILLVAAILFLSYRHHSRQQQEVENEPEQGIVNG
- a CDS encoding T9SS type A sorting domain-containing protein; translated protein: MKRIIPTVLALMIAHVSVSQTTINGFAKVTGISGTVVSVSDVDETSDSFEVGNELILMQMQDDVIGLNTADDASFGDLGDIGSAGLYELATISSVDRSSGLVSITLDEAPTNTYTVSSNTSVQVITLPSYANFSTSSDLTTKAWDGNVGGVFAIDVENTLTLAHSIDVSELGFRGGGQNTVGTDGTCNSTTYATSSTVDFSEKGEGIYKSTNSAYNNGRGKILNGGGGANVHNGGGGGGGNYTAGGNGGDGVGASCEAEGLGGIDLSDNISSSRIFMGGGGGGGHQNDTNGSDGANGGGIILIRAGEILINASCGGLSISANGGSSSDAGNDGVGGSGAGGAIVFSVDTWSLGCDLTLQANGGNGGNVGSTTAHGGGGGGGKGVIFMNGSAPVSNFTTEVNQGTGGLNDSDFEDGSADSGNTTPSNVDADPTGMVMVSSSPLPVELKYWDFELSDDKVILNWATSVEINNEYFTLEKSLDGKKWTVLTMIAGAGNSNELIRYDYIDFNPGLENYYRLSQTDYDGDTESFEVLKVTNSLNHENVIVYPNPSKGVLKLAIHPQNYSLSLVDLTGKSFEITSYWKGNELIVDTHEAPNGIYFLELVLNSGKQRFKLLIE
- a CDS encoding RluA family pseudouridine synthase, coding for MQEYYELGKKEKPQFLNRLAPKVFEWVVSKAKAKKAIASGAILVNGKPVAYDAKVYPGDKISFNLNDGAVINRTSAKVFEQKIEVAYEDQHLAVLNKPGGLSVNGNQYKTLENTLPFNLQLSKEPDALDQMRPLHRLDGPTCGLVMVAKTERAQVLMGRQFQEKKIRKRYQAVIVGKLEPSKGTVDLPVDGKKSLSEYETVKTGKSLKYGDLSLVHLYPVTGRTHQLRIHMSEMGCPIVGDKFYSKGIEVLNGKGLMLCSDQLVFSHPISKKQITVQIDVPNKFNTYMKREDRRALD